A genomic region of Eucalyptus grandis isolate ANBG69807.140 chromosome 5, ASM1654582v1, whole genome shotgun sequence contains the following coding sequences:
- the LOC120293860 gene encoding disease resistance protein RUN1-like: MASSLEPKRIYDVFLSFRGADLHNNFIAHLYQALHRDGVYTFRDSEELKKGDQILLVLMKAIEESCIAIIVFSEDYASSRWCLEELAKIIECKEQKNLIVLPVFYKADPREVREGRKSYQRSLGKHEFKFGKDSEKVKRWKKALFDAGNLSGWHLNDGDESELIQEIVNKISTYLDRPLHVAKHPIGIYSRVTELKSMLKLESNDGVLMVGLWGQGGIGKTCLAKALYNALFRKFEGACFLANVRETSKDSRGLVTLQEMIINDILLPQQRLKVSNVDEGNNLIQRRLGRKKVLLILDDADALCHLDALAGKGEWFGNGSRIIVTTRDKQLLTCHRIDQDHVYKVEPLSNSQAHELLSKHAFQTHQIKTDLVDGALEYAKGLPLALEVLGSLLCGTTEDVWESTIKKLSRNPDKNINNVLKVSFDGLDENEKDIFLHIACFFKGWARECTKKILDSCDLETIVGFDVLIKRSLISFEHGIIRMHDLIQAMGMDIVNQGCRDDPARRNRLWLYDDVIDVLSCDMVLDFLLFYQTRIV, encoded by the exons ATGGCTTCTTCATTGGAACCCAAAAGGATTTATGACgtcttcttgagtttcagaggcgCAGATTTGCACAACAACTTCATTGCCCATCTTTACCAAGCTTTACACCGAGATGGAGTATACACTTTCCGGGATAGTGAGGAATTGAAAAAGGGAGATCAAATATTGCTGGTACTTATGAAGGCTATTGAAGAATCATGCATTGCCATCATCGTTTTCTCCGAGGACTATGCTTCCTCAAGGTGGTGCTTGGAAGAGTTGGCGAAGATTATAGAGTGCAAGGAGCAAAAGAACCTCATTGTTCTACCGGTGTTTTATAAAGCGGACCCAAGAGAAGTGAGAGAGGGCAGAAAGAGTTATCAGAGATCTTTGGGTAAGCACGAGTTTAAGTTCGGGAAGGATTCtgagaaagtgaagagatggaagaaagcTCTTTTCGATGCTGGGAATTTGTCCGGGTGGCACTTGAATGATGG GGATGAGTCAGAGCTTATACAAGAAATTGTGAACAAGATCTCCACTTACCTAGACCGTCCTTTACATGTTGCTAAGCATCCGATTGGCATATATTCCCGAGTCACTGAGTTGAAATCGATGTTAAAACTTGAGTCTAATGATGGCGTTCTTATGGTGGGATTATGGGGACAGGGAGGTATAGGGAAGACATGTTTAGCAAAAGCTCTTTACAATGCTCTGTTCAGAAAATTTGAGGGTGCATGTTTTCTAGCAAATGTTAGAGAAACTTCAAAAGATAGCAGGGGTTTGGTTACTTTACAAGAAATGATAATAAATGATATATTATTACCACAACAAAGATTAAAAGTGTCCAATGTGGATGAAGGTAATAATCTAATACAACGTAGACTTGGTCGCAAAAAAGTTCTCCTCATCCTTGATGATGCGGATGCCTTGTGCCACTTGGATGCTTTAGCAGGAAAAGGCGAGTGGTTTGGTAATGGAAGTAGGATCATTGTTACTACAAGAGATAAACAATTGCTAACTTGTCACCGGATAGATCAAGATCATGTATACAAAGTTGAACCACTAAGTAACAGTCAAGCTCACGAGCTGCTTAGCAAGCATGCTTTTCAAACACACCAAATCAAGACAGATCTAGTGGATGGTGCTCTGGAATATGCTAAAGGCCTCCCTTTAGCACTTGAAGTGCTAGGTTCCTTATTATGTGGTACAACAGAAGATGTATGGGAAAGTACAATAAAGAAACTTTCTAGGAATCCTGACAAAAACATAAATAATGTGCTCAAGGTGAGTTTTGATGGATTagatgaaaatgagaaagatatCTTTCTCCacattgcttgcttctttaaGGGGTGGGCAAGAGAGTGCACAAAGAAAATTCTCGACAGTTGCGATCTTGAGACAATTGTAGGATTTGATGTTCTCATTAAGAGGTCCTTGATAAGCTTTGAGCATGGAATCATACGAATGCATGACTTAATTCAAGCAATGGGTATGGATATTGTGAACCAAGGATGTCGAGATGATCCTGCAAGACGCAATAGACTATGGTTGTATGATGATGTCATCGATGTTCTGTCATGTGACATGGTCCTAGATTTTTTACTCTTTTACCAAACACGCATAGTCTAA